In the Syngnathus scovelli strain Florida chromosome 16, RoL_Ssco_1.2, whole genome shotgun sequence genome, one interval contains:
- the LOC125983788 gene encoding BAH and coiled-coil domain-containing protein 1 isoform X1, which produces MEGRDFAAPAHLLSERGALVHRATSRIAPSGHSSVQHAGHFPAGKYYPSHIPMAPHSGGGLMGNSSASFMGTFLASSLGSPPSHPSHHSRPPSSPSSPSFRGGPHSSASQIWFSHSHEAAAGYPRFSGSLAHTFLPMSHLDHHANGGVLYGQHRFYDTQKENFYIRGLPSQPPLISTNHSLPPMSRAGSGLTQGPCSRERDPGGGASLLKGLKEGAVERGVGPVKDKERSNSKQEAKERQQQQHQQQQQQQQQQQQQQQQQQQQQQQQQQQQQQQQPQHHSHQSALPAHHHHHHSHSHQQHPHYPHHPLPLEEVNSRALERHKASLPMEYSKDPQIMGKPLSACLHNGKMQNGESANVAGPKTSMSSCGGEGTPLGTIAGGGNGHGRHMSSSGNGRCTKEGISGEMRISEQPSDCLERGQAPLHHSLSYSVAPPLQLGSTGGAHTHPHPHTHPHTHAHPGGFHCLQLHPSHPHHPHPSHHAHHHPEFFCPPAPAPLSNPASHDRGQANAGREPKVTGPTFVPSVADAGEKHGGPFQLGNPDCQIVGSGGGTTKDKNMVKNAGGGHHGSWHRKQQQQQQQQQQQQQQQQQQQQQQQQQQQQQQHTYRKTEKAPDWMQSHHHHLQASQLPPPIQQQPQQQPPQPQKQHQVARSRSVECVNSAVDMDMFRSSLPQGPKTGHTVPHSVNTSPYRDCSHSGPPANSSALGNKNMSQHSASAGSCSLQRDGQKVARIRHQQHGRPGPDAPSPGDLNQGTVQEMKRKIEMSAYGYSGNGGRQHHQQQPPVPQWAMRPPHHMAHNEEDQRKSYMELGSSTMQHSQQQQQRINPPPQPTTAPSVSQQQQQPQQQPDSQGSTRGESSAMKSLLKYSNQQQPQLLSQKTPFGGLGSLKSGPAGGSCALQINKQTLPSRKGPVSDNERPDYSGRHRDIGEAGHGDGEVRQPPVGIAVAVARQREPSCHSSDGHSGSRHGRVQPTVKGPAHTMYPSDPTTEQERKMMSGEQIGLTCLDRDRDAYLRDNKERVEFSRIHPSNSCHGDLTSHLMVPGGTSLQSGQLADPAAHSAHHHWMPRTGSPSLWMTGHSYAGIGHTALHQNLPPGFSAAMPGPLQPVLPLPQDPSAQLVVLPTDAPTHPAPHHLDVMEQQGLWPPVYGARGPASHMQHPTVYSRSQFLRQQELYALQQHQQLQHQHQSHQSQQAHAQHHQPQQQQQQQQQQHKAVHGMDMQHQAPHNPQMQKRGVEPSVDLEELLPKPRTSKPSKPYSYNPPQRNTSPAGACTALLSPCCQSPSMHPHSKSTPSTPCRAPSPAVTAPHSPTMSPAPSQMPKEADPQVKRGEGQPPQNYPESLEPDLPPGYTYSAVTIGYRNGPSPQNIQLAEPADLEAIQSEPSEHAPQTLSSLGEGLDCQAVVRPLSEPLEPKEVDQGDEGGILERVLDQREEVEAAAVTVANYVSRENEAETQGASEEEVLVCPPADSPLCEAASCPVVPLCTDQAERPETVITLEDDEPMGEESQVEPAMSEEHTPGPGTIVELDATTPAAPLEQCVEEVKDCKQKQQGNMLVADKAPLEMACLSPAAASVPSPSQATSAESHKPLVPCYWSLELLIAAAFCTDVPPFPLLPFNSTPAVPSQSNPCQGMELLSEVADLELQQKRHRSGESREEELLMFDLHSLATLATARLLETSPQAGNATCSGRQFPVRKTFNLRRKCSWTPRNEPVCQTKGSMETMDGPELEMRVKLAELQRHYKEKQRELAKLQRKHDHQKEETPRSPARRGPGRPRKKKPILTTSSVSSEGQRKVKPMVTGHSLTPEELGGGGDSQRRKKRLSCRAFEQLGSTQQIKAQGCKKGGPQSVLGTKLAADVAQLKQKSQAKKSLSGMRYRDKEVSPCNSKHGHRSQGNRRESGGHSDTAASVDSCPQESWAGEGHRGSKKETHGSAHHSKTRVRVHRGQRRESLGDSSNPESDSSEQGEEEEEGSNDSDEGQDLRAQPPRDVTSCSSVTGPSPSSIVKLEANQKARNKKQRQELYGSHTLSGAEGEVKVRKKNPGRLSPASAVKTRFEDHNARGVGGPRAPRPKEPRWGSHSNRGNRFRRSMGLPTFPTTNERLKRATRKSTILRGTIKRRNSWAPVPKTEDGSRGRRAKEHQAKGRAVSRLLESFAADEGFQMNSSSFSDEDDDEDNSDSGKKNPEGKPNYKPHHVAILKGCEIINWGVLRFSVAVPNCVLTKELLTDGLKILVSKEDELLYAARIHTMDFPDIFSVTIDGERGNRAKIYSLEQLLREAVLDVRPESEAMLGEGTRVCAYWSERSRCLYPGYVRRGISTDEARPGVMVEFDDGDRGKISVPNIRLLPPGYQIHCEETSPAAYGPSLSQVKKSSSFNNTVNDRFNTVSMVKSNQPLTLPKRRPGRPKGSGKKQKQQLAENANKNSSLFVAWPSLTSTRKRTFHNLFQLNGTPRKALRLREDDSFALTPIQPLASTQSKGLFSSSSFEVDSFSSIANGYSSFCTKSTGSRPDSSVGPKSGIYGQKRRQDELVAPRVKKSSQEFLVKLDHEGVTSPKTKNSKALLLRGGSSSLSGMPKTEGYSHPVLLVKDNKKGDNSRVELLLKGTTPQRKPSLLLGEYGDLGFSSHRECHSSYSDMDDEEEEEHERKRAALRLASGGLRTAGHFLSHLAVSSSSSGSSSSSSSGSISSSSLCSSDNDSSYSSEDEESSTLMLQNCLSSHRGLLQPSEASTSSRQHSFVAKALAVSNTKGPLDEHVSNSKSLKRKDCDSSISKSSREFVKKPRMLPDDISCIPRPKMSTFLAGRQMWRWSGSPTQRRGLKGKAKKLFYKGIVRGKEAVKVGDCAVFLSAGRPNLPYIGKIENFWESWTSSMVVKVKWFYHPEETKQGKRQRDGKHALYQSCHEDENDVQTISHKCQVVSQEEYESLTRNQKPNSTVPDLYYLAGTYDPTTGQLVTAEGVSILC; this is translated from the exons GCGGTGGATTGATGGGAAATTCCTCCGCCTCCTTCATGGGGACCTTTCTGGCCAGCAGTCTGGGCTCGCCCCCTTCCCACCCGTCTCACCATTCCCGGCCGCCCTCCTCGCCTTCCTCGCCCTCCTTCCGGGGCGGACCCCATTCCAGCGCATCGCAAATCTGGTTCTCCCATTCGCATGAAG CCGCTGCGGGGTATCCTCGATTCTCAGGGAGTCTGGCCCACACTTTTCTTCCTATGAGCCACTTGGATCACCATGCCAACGGTGGAGTTCTCTATGGTCAACACCGTTTCTATGACACCCAAAAAG AGAACTTCTACATTCGAGGTCTCCCGTCACAGCCTCCTCTCATCTCAACTAATCACAGTCTGCCACCGATGTCCAGGGCGGGCTCGGGACTCACCCAGGGGCCTTGCAGCAGAGAAAGAGATCCAGGTGGTGGAGCGAGTCTGCTCAAGGGTCTCAAAGAGGGAGCGGTGGAGAGGGGAGTTGGACCAGTCAAAGACAAGGAGAGGTCGAATAGCAAACAGGAGGCGAAGGAaagacagcagcagcaacatcaacagcagcagcagcagcagcagcagcaacaacagcagcagcagcagcaacagcagcaacagcagcagcagcagcagcagcagcagcagcagcaaccgcAGCACCACAGCCACCAATCTGCCCTGCCCgcacaccaccatcaccaccattcTCACTCCCATCAGCAGCACCCACACTATCCCCACCATCCACTGCCCCTGGAGGAAGTTAACAGCCGGGCCCTGGAAAGGCACAAGGCGTCACTCCCAATGGAATACAGCAAGGACCCACAAATCATGGGCAAGCCATTGAGCGCTTGTTTGCACAATGGTAAGATGCAAAATGGAGAGAGCGCCAATGTGGCTGGGCCCAAGACCTCCATGTCTAGTTGTGGAGGGGAGGGCACACCCTTGGGAACTATTGCAGGTGGAGGTAACGGTCACGGCAGACATATGAGCTCCAGCGGAAACGGCCGCTGCACCAAAGAAGGGATAAGTGGAGAAATGCGAATTAGCGAACAGCCCTCAGACTGCCTAGAAAGGGGGCAGGCGCCGCTTCACCACTCTTTGTCTTACTCTGTAGCCCCACCCTTACAGTTGGGCTCCACTGGAGGGGCGCACACTCACCCACACCCGCACACTCACCCCCATACACATGCACACCCAGGAGGCTTCCACTGCCTTCAGCTTCACCCGAGCCACCCGCACCATCCACACCCTTCCCACCATGCTCACCACCACCCAGAATTCTTCTGTCCACCCGCTCCTGCCCCACTAAGTAATCCCGCCTCACACGATAGGGGGCAAGCAAATGCGGGGCGGGAACCTAAAGTCACGGGGCCTACATTTGTGCCGTCTGTGGCAGACGCAGGGGAGAAACATGGCGGGCCATTCCAGCTCGGGAACCCCGACTGCCAGATTGTAGGCAGTGGAGGGGGGACTACCAAGGACAAAAATATGGTAAAAAATGCAGGTGGTGGACACCACGGTAGTTGGCATagaaaacagcagcagcaacagcaacaacaacaacaacaacaacaacagcagcagcagcagcagcagcagcagcagcagcagcagcagcaacaacagcacACGTACAGAAAAACGGAGAAGGCTCCGGACTGGATGCAGTCGCATCACCACCATCTCCAAGCCTCTCAGCTTCCTCCACCTATCCAGCAACAACCACAACAACAACCTCCACAACCCCAGAAGCAGCACCAGGTTGCCCGCTCACGCAGTGTTGAGTGTGTAAACAGTGCTGTTGACATGGACATGTTCCGATCCTCATTGCCCCAGGGACCCAAAACTGGACACACTGTCCCGCATTCTGTCAACACTTCACCTTATAGAGACTGTTCCCATTCAGGACCCCCAGCAAATTCCTCCGCACTTGGAAACAAAAATATGAGTCAGCATAGCGCTTCTGCCGGGAGCTGCTCCTTACAGAGAGATGGCCAAAAAGTGGCCAGGATTCGCCACCAGcagcacgggcgacctggtcccGATGCTCCGTCTCCGGGTGACCTCAACCAGGGGACGGTGCAggagatgaaaagaaaaattgaGATGTCGGCTTATGGTTACAGTGGCAACGGTGGGCGGcagcaccaccagcagcagcccCCTGTGCCGCAATGGGCCATGAGACCTCCTCACCACATGGCACACAATGAGGAGGACCAGAGAAAGTCCTACATGGAGTTAGGAAGCAGTACTATGCAACAttcgcagcaacagcagcagagaATAAATCCGCCTCCTCAGCCAACGACTGCACCTTCAGTCagtcagcaacagcagcagccacaGCAACAACCTGACAGCCAAGGCTCAACCCGGGGAGAGAGCAGTGCCATGAAAAGCTTACTCAAGTATAGCAACCAGCAGCAGCCACAGCTCCTTTCTCAGAAAACCCCCTTCGGTGGTCTCGGGAGCCTGAAATCGGGGCCTGCGGGGGGGAGCTGCGCCCTTCAGATTAACAAACAGACGCTTCCATCAAGGAAGGGCCCAGTCAGCGACAACGAGCGTCCCGATTACAGTGGACGACATCGGGACATCGGTGAAGCGGGCCACGGGGACGGCGAGGTGCGGCAACCGCCGGTTGGTATCGCGGTCGCCGTGGCAAGACAAAGGGAACCGTCGTGTCATTCGTCAGACGGCCATTCCGGCAGCAGACATGGCAGAGTGCAGCCCACCGTGAAAG GACCAGCCCACACCATGTATCCCTCAGATCCGACTACGGAGCAGGAGAGAAAAATGATGAGCGGGGAACAGATAGGTCTGACGTGTTTGGACAGGGATCGAGACGCATATCTCAG AGATAATAAGGAAAGGGTGGAGTTTTCCAGGATTCATCCCTCCAACAGCTGCCACGGGGACCTCACGTCTCATCTCATGGTCCCAGGCGGGACTTCCCTCCAATCTGGCCAATTAGCAGACCCTGCTGCACATTCTGCTCACCACCATTGGATGCCAAGAACTGGAAGCCCATCCCTTTGGATGACAGGACACTCTTATG CAGGTATAGGTCATACCGCCCTGCACCAGAATCTTCCCCCTGGTTTCTCCGCAGCCATGCCAGGCCCTCTGCAACCGGTCCTGCCTCTGCCTCAGGATCCCTCTGCTCAGTTGGTGGTCCTACCCACGGATGCCCCTACTCATCCGGCACCCCACCACCTCG ATGTAATGGAACAGCAAGGACTTTGGCCCCCAGTGTACGGCGCCCGGGGCCCAGCCTCCCACATGCAGCATCCCACAGTATACTCTCGATCCCAGTTTCTACGGCAACAGGAGCTTTACGCTCTCCAGCAGCATCAACAGCTTCAGCATCAGCACCAAAGCCACCAGTCGCAGCAAGCACACGCGCAGCATCATcaaccacagcagcagcagcagcagcagcagcagcaacacaaaGCTGTGCACGGCATGGACATGCAACACCAAGCCCCTCATAATCCTCAG ATGCAGAAAAGGGGCGTTGAACCCTCTGTTGACCTAGAGGAACTTCTCCCAAAACCAAGGACATCAAAACCGTCCAAGCCCTACTCCTATAACCCTCCCCAAAGGAACACCTCCCCTGCTGGAGCCTGCACTGCTCTCTTGTCCCCTTGCTGCCAGTCCCCTTCAATGCACCCGCACTCAAAAAGCACTCCCTCAACACCGTGCCGGGCTCCCAGCCCAGCTGTTACGGCCCCTCACTCACCTACCATGAGTCCGGCCCCATCCCAGATGCCTAAGGAGGCCGATCCCCAGGTTAAGCGAGGGGAGGGCCAGCCCCCACAAAATTATCCAGAATCTTTGGAGCCTG ACTTGCCTCCTGGATACACATACTCTGCCGTCACGATTGGCTACAGGAACGGGCCTTCTCCCCAGAACATTCAGCTTGCAGAACCAGCCGACCTGGAAGCAATCCAATCTGAGCCTTCCGAGCATGCCCCGCAGACTCTTTCTAGCCTTGGGGAGGGGCTTGACTGCCAAGCGGTGGTCAGGCCTCTCTCTGAGCCACTTGAACCTAAGGAAGTGGATCAGGGAGATGAGGGGGGCATCCTTGAGCGAGTCCTGGACcaaagagaggaggtggaggccGCAGCGGTCACAGTAGCCAACTATGTATCAAGGGAGAACGAGGCGGAGACGCAGGGGGCTTCCGAGGAAGAGGTGCTCGTCTGCCCCCCTGCTGACAGCCCGCTGTGCGAGGCTGCTTCCTGTCCAGTGGTGCCCCTGTGCACGGATCAAGCAGAAAGACCAGAGACTGTCATCACCTTGGAGGACGATGAGCCTATGGGTGAGGAGAGCCAGGTGGAGCCTGCTATGTCAGAAGAGCACACACCCGGCCCGGGCACCATCGTGGAGCTTGACGCTACGACCCCGGCAGCCCCGCTGGAGCAATGCGTGGAAGAAGTCAAGGACTGCAAGCAGAAGCagcaagggaacatgctggtggctGACAAGGCCCCATTGGAGATGGCATGTCTTTCCCCTGCAGCGGCGTCCGTCCCCAGCCCAAGCCAGGCGACGTCTGCTGAATCCCACAAACCTCTTGTGCCGTGCTACTGGAGCCTTGAGCTGCTCATCGCTGCTGCTTTCTGCACAGACGTCCCCCCGTTCCCCTTGCTTCCTTTCAACTCTACACCGGCGGTCCCGTCACAGAGCAACCCCTGCCAGGGAATGGAGCTGCTCAGTGAGGTGGCCGACCTGGAGCTACAACAGAAGAGGCACCGCAGTGGGGAAAGCAGAG AGGAGGAGTTGTTGATGTTTGACCTCCACAGCCTGGCAACTCTAGCGACAGCCCGATTACTGGAGACGAGTCCACAGGCAGGCAACGCTACGTGTTCGGGTCGACAGTTCCCAGTTCGCAAGACCTTCAACTTGCGAAGAAAATGTAGCTGGACGCCACGCAATGAACCA GTGTGCCAAACCAAAGGCAGCATGGAAACGATGGACGGTCCCGAGCTTGAGATGCGTGTCAAGTTGGCCGAGCTTCAACGTCactataaagagaagcagagggaGCTGGCCAAACTCCAGAGGAAACACGATCATCA AAAAGAGGAAACGCCACGTAGCCCAGCACGAAGAGGACCGGGACGACCCAGGAAGAAGAAGCCCATCCTCACAACGAGCTCAGTGTCATCTGAGGGCCAAAGAAAAGTCAA GCCGATGGTGACGGGGCATTCCCTGACGCCTGAGGAGCTCGGAGGGGGAGGAGACAGCCAGAGAAGGAAGAAGAGGCTGTCTTGTCGAGCCTTTGAACAACTTGGAAGCACACAG CAGATAAAAGCGCAAGGTTGCAAAAAAGGTGGTCCTCAAAGTGTTCTGGGCACCAAGTTGGCTGCCGATGTGGCACAGCTCAAACAGAAGAGCCAGGCGAAAAAGAGTCTCTCAGGGATGCGCTACAGGGACAAGGAGGTTTCACCGTGCAACTCAAAGCATGGACACCGAAGCCAGGGCAACAGACGAGAGTCTGGGGGACACAGCGACACAG CAGCAAGTGTGGACAGTTGTCCTCAGGAGAGCTGGGCTGGGGAAGGGCACCGCGGATCTAAAAAAGAGACACATGGTTCTGCTCATCATAGTAAGACCAGAGTGAGGGTTCACCGTGGACAAAGACGGGAGTCACTGGGAGACAGTTCGAATCCTGAAAGTGACTCCTCGGAACAAG gagaggaagaggaggaaggcagTAATGATAGTGATGAAGGTCAAGACCTAAGAGCACAACCGCCAAGAGATGTGACTTCTTGCTCTTCTGTGACCGGTCCAAGTCCTTCGTCCATTGTAAAACTGGAGGCCAATCAGAAAGCCAGGAACAAAAAACAGAGACAGGAGCTTTATG GCTCCCATACTCTTTCTGGCGCGGAAGGTGAGGTCAAAGTACGAAAGAAGAACCCCGGTAGACTGAGCCCGGCCAGTGCGGTCAAAACCCGCTTTGAGGACCACAACGCAAGGGGGGTTGGCGGACCGCGAGCACCTAGGCCCAAGGAGCCTCGGTGGGGAAGCCACAGCAACCGGGGCAACCGTTTCCGACGTAGCATGGGGCTGCCAACGTTTCCGACAACGAACGAGAGGTTAAAGAGGGCCACGCGGAAAAGTACCATCTTGAGAGGAACAATTAAG CGGAGAAATAGCTGGGCCCCGGTGCCAAAGACTGAGGACGGAAGCAGAGGCAGAAGAGCCAAAGAGCACCAG GCAAAAGGCCGAGCAGTCAGTCGACTGTTGGAAAGCTTTGCGGCCGATGAGGGCTTTCAGATGAATAGCAGCAGCTTCTCAGATGAAGACGACGATGAGGACAACAGTGATTCGGGCAAAAAGAACCCCGAAGGTAAACCAAATTACAAACCACATCATGTGGCAATTTTGAAGGGATGCGAAATTATTAATTGGGGTGTTTTGCGTTTTTCAGTTGCAGTTCCTAATTGTGTCTTGACCAAAGAACTCTTAACGGACGGACTGAAGATTCTGgtctcaaaggaagatgagcttCTTTATGCTGCCAGGATCCACACTATGGATTTCCCAGATAT ATTTAGTGTCACAATTGACGGGGAAAGGGGAAACCGGGCAAAGATCTATTCATTGGAGCAACTGCTTCGGGAAGCT GTCCTTGATGTACGCCCCGAGTCAGAAGCTATGCTAGGTGAAGGAACCAGGGTGTGCGCTTACTGGAGTGAACGTTCACGCTGCTTGTACCCAGGCTATGTTCGCAGAG GGATTTCAACCGATGAGGCGAGGCCAGGAGTAATGGTAGAGTTTGACGACGGGGACCGAGGGAAGATTTCTGTACCAAACATCCGCCTCCTACCACCGGGATATCAAATACACT GTGAGGAGACATCTCCTGCTGCGTATGGACCCAGCTTGAGTCAGGTCAAGAAAAGCTCCAGTTTCAATAATACAGTCAATGACAGATTCAACACTGTCAGTATGGTCAAAAGCAACCAACCGCTAACTCTCCCAAAAAGAAGACcag GGAGACCAAAGGGATctgggaaaaaacaaaagcaacagcTGGCTGAAAATGCCAATAAAAATTCTTCCCTCTTTGTGGCATGGCCTTCATTGACGAGCACCAGGAAGAGGACGTTCCACAATCTATTTCAGCTCAATGGGACACCGAGAAAGGCCTTGAGATTGAGGGAGGATGACTCATTTGCCTTGACTCCCATCCAACCGCTTGCCTCCACCCAATCCAAAGGGCTTTTCAGCAGTAGCTCCTTTGAGGTGGACTCCTTTAGTAGCATTGCAAATGGCTACTCCTCTTTCTGTACCAAGTCCACAGGATCACGTCCAGATTCATCTGTCGGTCCAAAAAGTGGAATTTACGGACAGAAACGCAGACAAGACGAATTGGTTGCACCCAGGGTGAAGAAGTCTAGTCAGGAGTTTCTGGTCAAATTAGATCACGAAGGAGTAACTTCCCCAAAGACCAAGAACAGCAAGGCTCTGCTGCTGCGAGGCGGCTCTTCCAGTCTGAGTGGAATGCCCAAGACGGAGGGTTACTCACATCCGGTCCTTCTTGTTAAAGACAACAAAAAGGGTGATAACTCGAGGGTAGAACTTCTCCTGAAAGGAACCACGCCCCAAAGAAAGCCTTCATTGCTTCTAGGAGAATATGGAGACTTGGGCTTCAGTTCGCACCGAGAGTGTCATAGCTCCTACTCTGATatggatgatgaagaggaggaagagcatgAGAGGAAAAGGGCTGCACTTAGATTAGCTTCAGGGGGTCTAAGGACAGCTGGACATTTCCTCTCTCATCTTGCAGtttcatcctcatcttctggTTCATCCAGCTCCTCTTCATCAGGCTCAATATCAAGCTCCAGCTTATGTTCCTCTGACAACGACTCGTCCTACAGCTCAGAGGATGAGGAAAGTTCGACACTAATGCTACAGAACTGCCTGTCTTCTCACCGAGGACTCCTCCAACCCAGTGAAGCCTCCACGTCCTCACGGCAACATTCGTTTGTGGCCAAAGCCTTGGCTGTTTCCAATACCAAAGGACCGCTTGATGAACACGTCTCCAACAGTAAATCTCTTAAGAGGAAAGACTGCGACAGTTCCATTTCTAAGTCATCGAGAGAATTTGTCAAGAAACCGAGAATGCTACCAGATGACATTTCATGTATACCGAGGCCCAAGATGTCCACATTCCTTGCGGGACGCCAGATGTGGAGATGGTCTGGCAGCCCTACACAG AGGCGGGGCCTAAAAGGTAAGGCCAAGAAGCTTTTCTACAAGGGCATCGTGAGAGGAAAGGAAGCAGTGAAAGTGGGAGACTGTGCCGTGTTCCTCTCAGCTGGGCGCCCCAACCTACCATACATTGGTAAAATTGAAAACTTCTGGGAGTCTTGGACATCTAGCATGGTGGTCAAAGTTAAGTGGTTCTACCACCCTGAAGAGACCAAACAAGGAAAAAGGCAGCGAGACGGCAAG CATGCCCTGTACCAGTCATGTCATGAGGATGAAAATGATGTCCAGACAATCTCTCATAAGTGCCAGGTCGTGAGTCAAGAGGAATATGAGAGTCTGACACGCAATCAGAAGCCGAACAGTACCGTGCCAGATTTGTATTACCTGGCCGGGACTTATGACCCCACCACTGGTCAGCTGGTCACTGCTGAAGGGGTTTCGATCTTGTGCTGA